In Chryseobacterium lactis, a single genomic region encodes these proteins:
- a CDS encoding endonuclease encodes MKKILLPIILISTYFSAQAPAGYYNGTAGLTGYALKSKIHDIISEKNISWHYDGIQLFYTQTDLDKYYDHDATNTEYLLDIYSEIPTGPDAYEYVTSQLGGGSAEGTGYNKEHMMPQSTFTTIWYEANKKKTISDYPMFSDLNFIIPADARINQLRSNYPYGIAGTTNYYTFTNTSKISKAAIPNYPYVGRVYEPIDEFKGDVARSLLYFAVRYEGKLGSFNTAYTTSANINPTTDQCPLDGTEERAIDLPYIEMLKQWSAADPVSQREIDRNNAIFAIQNNRNPFIDHPEWVNMIWSETPDAIAPSAPGSLISTQQNAYFVNLNWTASPETDVLGYRIYMNGAATPVATTKSTSISIDHLDPSTTYTFTVKAYDKGYLESPFSNTVTASTIASDSYAKDLMITKYISGTNNLVVNNNALEITNRTGHEVNLNDYRINILLKNSQGNYYRADTYELEGKVGNNETFVILNPKSTLSCYTNSQAKFVTASDPMTFKGDNYVELAYNEFVTVDAIGTKYVANTNGNVSLYRKGSTNNPNTTFSISEWDSYPSNYCQNLGTLSTAELIASNKEFKIYPNPVYENIYVSGDIEKVKTAQVLDFSGKIIYTEKDPFRNKKNISVQGIPTGTYLLRLDDKVQQFIKK; translated from the coding sequence ATGAAAAAAATTCTACTTCCTATTATTTTGATTTCCACTTATTTTTCCGCGCAGGCTCCTGCCGGATATTATAATGGAACAGCAGGACTTACAGGCTATGCACTGAAATCTAAGATTCATGATATTATCTCTGAAAAGAATATCAGCTGGCATTATGACGGTATCCAGCTTTTTTATACTCAGACGGATCTTGATAAATATTACGATCATGATGCAACGAATACAGAGTATTTACTTGATATCTATTCCGAAATCCCCACCGGACCGGATGCATATGAATATGTCACCAGTCAGTTAGGCGGGGGAAGTGCTGAAGGTACCGGATACAATAAGGAACATATGATGCCGCAGAGTACATTTACCACTATTTGGTATGAAGCAAATAAGAAGAAGACAATCAGTGATTATCCTATGTTTTCGGATTTGAATTTTATTATACCTGCTGATGCCAGAATCAATCAGCTAAGAAGCAACTATCCTTACGGTATAGCAGGTACTACTAATTATTATACTTTTACTAATACTTCGAAAATATCTAAGGCAGCAATTCCTAATTATCCTTATGTAGGAAGAGTGTATGAGCCTATTGATGAATTCAAAGGAGATGTTGCAAGATCTTTATTGTATTTTGCTGTAAGATATGAAGGTAAATTAGGTTCATTTAATACGGCATACACTACATCTGCAAATATAAACCCTACAACAGATCAGTGTCCGCTTGATGGGACGGAAGAAAGAGCGATTGACCTTCCTTATATTGAGATGCTGAAGCAGTGGAGTGCGGCAGATCCTGTTTCACAAAGGGAAATTGACAGGAATAATGCCATATTTGCGATACAGAACAACAGAAATCCGTTTATAGATCATCCTGAATGGGTAAATATGATCTGGTCGGAAACTCCGGACGCCATAGCGCCTAGCGCACCAGGATCATTGATTTCGACTCAGCAAAATGCCTATTTCGTTAATCTGAACTGGACTGCCTCACCGGAAACGGATGTTTTAGGATACAGAATTTATATGAATGGTGCAGCTACTCCTGTTGCAACGACTAAAAGCACATCTATAAGTATAGATCACTTAGATCCGTCTACCACGTATACTTTTACGGTAAAAGCTTACGATAAAGGCTATCTGGAATCTCCTTTCAGCAATACCGTAACGGCTTCTACAATTGCATCAGATTCTTATGCTAAGGATTTGATGATCACCAAGTATATTTCAGGAACCAACAATTTGGTAGTTAACAATAACGCCCTCGAAATCACCAACAGGACAGGCCATGAGGTTAACCTGAATGACTATAGAATCAATATTCTGCTTAAGAATTCTCAAGGCAATTACTATAGGGCGGATACCTATGAGCTGGAAGGTAAAGTAGGCAATAATGAAACTTTCGTTATTCTGAATCCTAAATCCACATTGTCATGTTATACCAATAGCCAGGCAAAATTTGTAACAGCTTCAGATCCTATGACTTTCAAAGGAGACAATTATGTAGAGCTTGCTTATAATGAATTTGTGACTGTGGATGCTATCGGAACCAAATATGTAGCCAATACAAATGGAAATGTTTCTTTATACAGAAAGGGAAGCACAAACAATCCAAATACTACATTTAGCATCAGTGAATGGGATTCTTACCCATCTAATTACTGTCAGAACCTGGGGACATTGTCAACAGCAGAACTTATTGCTTCAAATAAAGAATTTAAGATCTACCCGAACCCTGTTTATGAAAACATTTATGTAAGCGGAGATATTGAGAAGGTGAAGACAGCTCAGGTGTTGGATTTCTCAGGAAAAATAATCTATACGGAGAAAGATCCGTTCCGAAATAAGAAAAATATTTCGGTACAGGGAATTCCTACGGGAACGTATCTGTTAAGGCTGGATGACAAAGTGCAGCAGTTTATTAAAAAGTAG
- a CDS encoding SatD family protein encodes MIAVITGDIINSQHADTEVWITRLKNLLENWGSAPHTWEIYRGDEFQFKCNIDDVFWHFLAIKSLIKSQENLDVRMAIGIGEESFSSEKITESNGTAYVNSGRLLNDLKSDGHTVAIKTSSDSVDRDLNILLKWSSKDFDNWTMATAEIIHEMIMNQDLTQEDLARKFAISQSSVSQRLKRANYELIVETNQYFRKKIAEL; translated from the coding sequence ATGATAGCGGTCATTACCGGTGATATTATAAATTCACAACATGCAGATACTGAAGTTTGGATCACCAGACTTAAAAATCTTCTCGAAAATTGGGGAAGCGCTCCTCATACATGGGAAATCTACAGGGGTGATGAGTTTCAGTTCAAATGTAATATCGATGATGTTTTCTGGCATTTTCTAGCCATAAAATCTCTTATTAAAAGTCAGGAAAATTTAGATGTAAGAATGGCCATCGGCATAGGTGAAGAAAGCTTTTCATCTGAAAAGATCACCGAATCTAATGGTACTGCCTACGTCAACTCCGGAAGATTATTGAATGATCTGAAGAGTGACGGCCACACGGTTGCTATTAAAACTTCCAGTGATTCTGTTGACCGGGACCTGAATATTCTCTTGAAATGGTCCTCTAAAGATTTTGACAACTGGACGATGGCTACCGCCGAAATCATTCACGAAATGATCATGAACCAGGATCTCACACAGGAAGATCTTGCCAGGAAATTTGCTATTTCACAGTCTTCTGTAAGCCAGAGGCTGAAACGAGCCAACTATGAGCTCATTGTTGAAACTAACCAGTACTTTAGAAAGAAAATCGCAGAACTATAA
- a CDS encoding DUF3307 domain-containing protein — MIFIKLILAHLLGDFVLQPNSWVADKENHKLKSKFLYLHVLIHTILSFIFLWDIRLWWVAALIGVSHFIIDATKLSFQTVKTKKRWFFIDQALHVLVILGISFYFREFDFSFLQNQEFLKIVMAALFLTTPASIFIKILLSSWTPAPDGPNSIQTESLSSAGKYIGILERLLVFTFIMVNHWEGVGFMVAAKSVFRFSDLAQAKQRKLTEYVLIGTLLSFGLAVLTGIIIK, encoded by the coding sequence ATGATCTTTATTAAACTCATATTGGCACATCTACTCGGAGATTTTGTTCTTCAGCCAAACTCTTGGGTTGCAGATAAGGAAAACCATAAACTGAAAAGTAAGTTTTTGTACTTGCATGTTCTGATTCACACTATTTTAAGCTTTATTTTTCTTTGGGATATCCGGCTTTGGTGGGTGGCTGCTTTAATAGGGGTTTCTCACTTCATTATTGATGCAACTAAGCTTAGTTTTCAAACTGTGAAAACTAAGAAAAGATGGTTTTTTATAGATCAGGCATTACATGTATTGGTCATTCTGGGAATTTCTTTTTATTTCCGGGAGTTTGATTTCAGCTTTTTACAAAATCAGGAATTTTTAAAAATAGTAATGGCAGCTTTGTTTTTAACGACGCCGGCTTCTATCTTTATCAAAATACTATTGTCATCATGGACACCGGCTCCGGATGGCCCCAATTCTATCCAAACCGAATCTTTATCAAGTGCCGGAAAATATATCGGAATTTTAGAACGTCTGCTGGTTTTCACCTTTATTATGGTGAATCATTGGGAGGGCGTAGGTTTCATGGTGGCTGCCAAATCTGTTTTCAGATTCAGTGACCTTGCACAGGCAAAACAGAGAAAGCTTACAGAATATGTACTAATTGGTACCCTGCTGAGTTTTGGACTGGCTGTCTTAACAGGAATAATAATAAAATAA
- the purC gene encoding phosphoribosylaminoimidazolesuccinocarboxamide synthase — MSQKKEMLYEGKAKQVFATDNPDEVVVRFKDDATAFNAQKKGQVDLKGEMNNAITTLIFEYLNEKGIKTHFIKQLDEREQLVKKVSIIPLEMVVRNYSAGSMAQRLGVEEGIKSPVTIFDICYKKDELGDPLINDHHAVFLGAATYEELDEMYELTSDINEILIDLFDKMNIILVDFKIELGKTSDGEIILADEISPDTCRLWDKDTMKKLDKDRFRRDLGEVTEAYVEIYNRLKTLLKK; from the coding sequence ATGAGTCAAAAGAAAGAAATGTTGTACGAAGGGAAAGCGAAACAAGTATTTGCTACCGATAATCCTGATGAAGTAGTAGTACGTTTCAAAGACGATGCTACAGCATTTAACGCTCAAAAGAAAGGTCAGGTTGATCTGAAAGGGGAAATGAACAATGCGATCACTACTCTTATTTTTGAATATTTAAATGAAAAAGGAATCAAAACTCATTTCATCAAACAATTAGACGAAAGAGAGCAGCTGGTAAAAAAAGTATCAATCATTCCTTTGGAAATGGTGGTAAGAAATTACTCTGCAGGAAGTATGGCACAAAGATTAGGCGTTGAAGAAGGGATTAAATCCCCGGTAACGATCTTTGATATCTGCTACAAAAAAGATGAATTGGGAGATCCGCTTATCAATGATCACCATGCCGTTTTCTTAGGTGCTGCTACGTATGAAGAACTTGATGAGATGTATGAATTAACGTCTGATATCAACGAAATTCTTATCGATTTGTTTGATAAGATGAATATTATTTTAGTAGACTTCAAAATCGAATTAGGAAAAACTTCTGACGGTGAGATTATCTTAGCTGACGAGATTTCTCCGGATACTTGCAGACTTTGGGATAAAGATACCATGAAGAAGCTTGATAAAGACAGATTCAGAAGAGATTTAGGAGAAGTAACTGAGGCGTATGTTGAGATCTACAACCGTCTTAAAACTCTTTTGAAGAAATAA
- the purF gene encoding amidophosphoribosyltransferase: MKSLDIHKSEYLKQFENQIYGRNLFRTQEEERLDAPNEECGIFGLYSDNDLDTFSLSQFGLFALQHRGQEACGISVLKDGRITNMKDEGLVLDVYKDIQEPETFMGNSAIGHTRYTTAGDKKKYNFQPFFAKNEYDQIILSIAHNGNLTNAKELKAELEAEGVVFRATSDSEVILRLIQKNLDLGLRGAIKATMEKIEGAYSVVGMTRNKFFAFRDFNGIRPLVLGAIDERSYVVASESVALDAVGAQYVRDILPGEIIYTSENEPGKLQSYMMDGAKGKQRICSFEYIYFARPDSTLENINVYEIREKSGEKIWEQAPVDADLVIGVPDSGVPAAIGFSKASGIPFRPVLIKNRYIGRSFIVPTQEMRERVVNLKLNPIISEMKDKRVVIIDDSIVRGTTSKRLVKILKDAGVKEIHFRSVSPPIIAPCYLGIDTPSKDDLISANMSTEQLRNYLGVDSLEFLSIDNLKEILGSSNHCFGCFTEEYPVGKGEEVELFN; encoded by the coding sequence ATGAAAAGTTTAGACATTCATAAAAGTGAATATTTAAAACAGTTTGAAAACCAGATTTACGGAAGGAATCTTTTCAGAACTCAGGAAGAGGAAAGATTAGATGCTCCGAACGAGGAATGTGGGATCTTCGGATTGTATTCGGATAATGATCTGGATACATTCTCTCTTTCACAGTTTGGCCTTTTTGCATTACAGCACAGAGGACAGGAAGCTTGTGGTATTTCCGTTTTAAAAGACGGTAGGATTACCAATATGAAAGATGAAGGACTGGTTTTAGATGTGTATAAAGACATTCAGGAACCTGAAACTTTTATGGGAAATTCTGCAATCGGACATACCCGTTATACGACTGCAGGAGATAAAAAGAAATATAATTTCCAGCCATTTTTCGCAAAAAACGAATATGACCAGATTATACTTTCTATAGCACACAATGGTAACCTTACCAATGCAAAAGAATTAAAAGCAGAACTGGAAGCTGAAGGCGTGGTTTTCAGAGCGACTTCTGATTCTGAGGTGATCCTGAGACTGATCCAGAAAAACCTTGATTTAGGACTTCGTGGTGCCATTAAGGCAACCATGGAAAAAATTGAAGGAGCTTATTCTGTGGTAGGGATGACCAGAAACAAATTCTTCGCTTTCAGAGATTTCAATGGAATTCGACCATTGGTGTTGGGGGCTATTGATGAGAGATCTTACGTAGTTGCTTCAGAATCTGTGGCATTAGATGCTGTGGGTGCACAATATGTACGTGATATTCTTCCCGGAGAAATCATTTATACCAGTGAAAATGAACCTGGAAAGCTTCAATCTTATATGATGGATGGAGCAAAAGGTAAGCAAAGAATCTGCTCTTTTGAGTATATTTATTTTGCAAGACCTGACTCTACTTTAGAAAATATCAATGTTTATGAGATCAGAGAAAAATCAGGGGAGAAAATCTGGGAACAGGCTCCTGTAGACGCTGATCTGGTAATCGGAGTTCCGGATTCGGGAGTTCCGGCTGCAATTGGTTTCTCAAAAGCTTCAGGAATACCTTTCCGTCCTGTATTGATTAAAAACAGATATATTGGTAGAAGTTTTATTGTTCCGACTCAGGAAATGAGAGAAAGAGTAGTAAATCTAAAATTGAATCCTATTATTTCTGAAATGAAAGATAAAAGGGTGGTTATTATTGATGACTCTATCGTTCGTGGAACAACTTCCAAGAGATTGGTTAAAATTCTAAAAGACGCAGGAGTAAAAGAGATTCACTTCAGAAGTGTTTCTCCACCAATTATTGCTCCTTGTTATTTAGGAATTGATACCCCTTCAAAGGATGATCTGATTTCGGCAAATATGTCTACAGAACAACTTAGAAACTATTTAGGAGTAGATTCTTTAGAGTTTTTAAGCATAGATAACCTAAAAGAGATTTTAGGTTCGTCTAATCACTGTTTCGGCTGTTTTACGGAAGAATATCCGGTAGGAAAAGGAGAGGAGGTAGAATTATTCAATTAA
- a CDS encoding NADP-dependent oxidoreductase, with amino-acid sequence MKAYLLYEAGGPDKLVLGEAQKPILKSGEVLIKVKAIGINPADTLYRNSNTFITAMFGEERPAIIGWDISGEIVEKAQNTDGFEMDDAVFALLQNARGYAEFVAVNIELLARKSGNISFEEAAAAPMAGLTAWQPLVHGMNIKKGDKILIHGASGGVGHFAVQIAKYFGAEVIATSSAKNRDFVLSLGADKHIDYQTENFWDKVKDVDFVFDTIGGETLAHSIDVTKPGGTIISILGLANDDLKMEAESKKVKLSLWGMQCNGDDLRALADLMSKGIIKPHIAETYPFTSMAEAHLQVETRRTAGKIVVTL; translated from the coding sequence ATGAAAGCGTACTTATTATACGAAGCCGGAGGACCTGATAAACTTGTACTGGGTGAGGCGCAAAAACCTATTTTAAAAAGTGGGGAAGTTTTAATTAAGGTAAAAGCTATAGGTATAAATCCGGCAGATACGCTTTATCGCAATTCAAATACATTTATCACGGCTATGTTCGGTGAAGAGAGACCTGCAATAATTGGTTGGGATATCTCAGGTGAAATTGTTGAAAAAGCTCAGAATACCGATGGATTTGAGATGGATGATGCTGTTTTTGCACTTTTACAAAATGCCCGTGGTTATGCGGAATTTGTCGCCGTGAATATAGAATTGTTGGCTCGTAAATCAGGCAATATTTCTTTTGAAGAAGCCGCTGCGGCGCCGATGGCCGGTTTAACTGCCTGGCAGCCATTAGTTCACGGAATGAATATCAAAAAAGGTGACAAAATCCTTATTCACGGTGCTTCGGGCGGAGTTGGACATTTTGCCGTGCAAATCGCCAAATATTTTGGTGCCGAGGTCATTGCAACGTCTTCAGCAAAAAATCGTGATTTTGTTTTGTCTCTCGGAGCCGATAAACATATTGATTATCAAACCGAAAATTTTTGGGATAAAGTTAAAGATGTTGACTTTGTTTTTGATACGATTGGCGGAGAAACTTTGGCGCATTCGATTGATGTAACTAAACCGGGTGGTACAATTATTTCAATTTTAGGACTTGCCAATGATGATTTGAAAATGGAAGCAGAAAGTAAAAAGGTGAAATTGTCTTTATGGGGAATGCAGTGTAATGGAGATGACCTGAGAGCACTAGCCGATTTAATGTCTAAAGGTATCATAAAGCCTCATATCGCTGAAACCTATCCTTTTACATCTATGGCCGAAGCGCATTTACAAGTAGAAACCCGACGTACTGCAGGAAAAATTGTGGTTACACTTTAA
- a CDS encoding glycerophosphodiester phosphodiesterase family protein: MKNAFLASIFLVCTQFYSAQSFDKQAHRGGKSLYPENTIPAMKNALKMNVTTLEMDLAITKDKKVILSHDAFLSPELVMKPDGTYIPKDSGFYYKIYDMSYSKIKTFDVGLKKLANYPDQKKMKVQKPLFSDIIDACESYARELKRPLPYYNIETKTRPFSDNIFHPEPKEFVDLMMKIIIEKGIQDRVIIQSFDPRTLEIVHKEYPKIMTALLVEKVDDKKMAQQQAYFKNIPVEKFKLYPDHLNGVAGDMKFLSFTPTIYSPEHNLVTPELLRECHALGMKVIPWTVNTKERLKELKNMGIDGVISDDPRIFE; this comes from the coding sequence ATGAAGAACGCATTTCTGGCAAGTATTTTTCTTGTGTGTACTCAGTTTTATTCAGCTCAGTCTTTCGATAAACAAGCTCATCGTGGCGGAAAATCTCTGTATCCTGAAAATACCATTCCGGCGATGAAGAATGCCCTGAAAATGAATGTTACCACGTTAGAAATGGATCTGGCAATAACAAAAGACAAGAAAGTAATTCTGTCCCATGATGCCTTTCTTTCTCCCGAATTGGTTATGAAACCTGACGGAACTTATATTCCAAAAGATTCCGGGTTTTATTACAAAATATATGATATGTCTTACTCAAAAATCAAGACATTTGACGTAGGCTTAAAGAAGCTTGCCAATTATCCGGATCAGAAGAAAATGAAAGTTCAGAAACCCCTTTTCTCAGATATAATAGATGCATGTGAAAGCTATGCCCGCGAGTTGAAAAGACCATTGCCTTATTATAATATAGAAACAAAAACCCGTCCTTTTTCAGATAATATCTTCCATCCGGAACCTAAAGAATTTGTGGATTTGATGATGAAAATTATTATAGAAAAAGGGATTCAGGATCGTGTTATTATCCAGTCTTTTGATCCCCGAACACTTGAAATCGTTCATAAGGAATATCCTAAAATAATGACAGCCTTACTGGTAGAAAAGGTAGATGATAAAAAAATGGCACAGCAGCAGGCTTACTTTAAAAATATACCCGTAGAGAAATTTAAGCTTTATCCCGATCATTTGAATGGAGTAGCAGGAGATATGAAATTTCTAAGTTTTACGCCAACCATCTATAGCCCGGAACATAATCTTGTTACCCCTGAATTACTGCGGGAATGCCATGCTTTAGGCATGAAAGTTATCCCATGGACTGTGAACACTAAAGAAAGACTCAAAGAGTTGAAAAATATGGGAATTGATGGGGTCATCAGCGATGATCCACGAATTTTTGAATAA
- a CDS encoding porin family protein translates to MKKLFLGLALTAGTLAFAQETTKTVNASPLKSDVQPIRFGIKAGGNSAYISEQKFGINSQKIGFHAGVFVNIPISKQFSFQPEVLYNQMGARDVVSSMDVPTATGRIKTEVQDKLTMNYISVPLMVQMRPFEKFYIEAGPEFSYFINGKEKGETTVTTTASGVTNTTKTSHSQDINKDDINKFNFGLGLGLGYDITPNIGINARYVNSLTNINKERAAGENPYNNRVFQLGLNYKF, encoded by the coding sequence ATGAAGAAGTTATTTTTAGGATTAGCATTAACTGCTGGTACATTAGCTTTCGCTCAAGAAACAACAAAAACAGTAAATGCATCTCCACTAAAAAGTGATGTTCAACCGATTAGATTTGGTATCAAAGCAGGAGGAAACTCAGCGTATATCAGCGAGCAGAAATTTGGAATCAATTCTCAAAAAATCGGTTTTCATGCTGGGGTATTTGTAAATATTCCAATTTCTAAACAATTTAGCTTCCAACCAGAAGTATTGTATAACCAAATGGGTGCAAGAGACGTTGTCTCTTCAATGGATGTTCCTACTGCAACTGGTAGAATAAAAACTGAAGTACAGGATAAATTAACAATGAACTATATCTCTGTTCCGTTAATGGTACAAATGAGACCTTTCGAAAAGTTCTATATTGAAGCTGGTCCTGAATTCAGCTACTTTATCAACGGTAAAGAGAAAGGTGAAACTACTGTAACAACTACAGCATCTGGTGTAACTAACACTACAAAAACATCTCACTCTCAAGATATCAACAAAGACGATATCAATAAATTCAACTTTGGTTTAGGCCTTGGTTTAGGATATGACATCACACCTAATATCGGTATTAATGCAAGATATGTTAATAGCTTAACAAACATCAATAAAGAAAGAGCTGCAGGTGAAAATCCATACAATAACAGAGTATTTCAGTTAGGATTAAACTATAAGTTCTAA
- a CDS encoding porin family protein has protein sequence MKKLFLGLAIAGNLFVNAQESTNTQEKNKPSSPITFGVKAGFNASMYNSVSDNYGVDNNEKLKPGFNAGIFVHIPVAEKFSIQPELLFSQLGSKTKERYRHYSNGYGFVSDVDYKSNLNYLVLPVMVQYNILPQLYVEAGPEFGLLLGGRIKGDQKSTEISGNNSFSYADHFSNKIEKDFYHTFNFGVGIGAGYYFTQNLAATARFTAGLTGIYKNSQSDNKVRNNAFQIGLAYQFR, from the coding sequence ATGAAGAAATTATTTTTGGGACTGGCAATCGCCGGAAACCTTTTTGTAAATGCTCAGGAAAGCACAAATACACAAGAAAAAAACAAACCATCCTCCCCTATTACTTTTGGAGTTAAAGCTGGATTTAATGCTTCTATGTACAATTCTGTATCAGATAATTATGGTGTTGATAACAATGAAAAGTTAAAACCTGGTTTTAATGCGGGTATATTTGTACATATTCCTGTAGCCGAAAAATTCAGTATTCAGCCTGAACTTCTTTTCAGTCAATTGGGTTCGAAAACCAAGGAGCGATACAGACACTACTCAAACGGATATGGCTTTGTCAGTGATGTAGATTATAAAAGCAACTTAAACTATCTTGTCCTTCCTGTTATGGTTCAATATAATATTCTTCCTCAATTATATGTGGAAGCAGGTCCTGAGTTCGGATTACTGCTGGGAGGAAGAATAAAAGGAGATCAAAAATCTACTGAAATATCGGGAAATAATTCATTTTCATATGCTGACCATTTTTCGAATAAAATTGAAAAAGACTTCTACCATACTTTCAATTTTGGAGTAGGTATTGGTGCCGGATATTATTTTACCCAAAATCTCGCTGCAACAGCAAGATTTACTGCCGGGCTAACAGGTATTTATAAGAATAGCCAATCAGATAATAAAGTAAGAAATAATGCATTTCAAATTGGGTTAGCTTATCAATTCAGATAG
- a CDS encoding porin family protein, which produces MKKILLGLALVAGTFSFAQKTSTNTASSSPVRFGLKAGLNISTVSNMDANSKAGFYGGAFANIPVAQDFSVQPEVLYSGMGAKDKSNSSNKLNLDYIAVPVMFQYNALPNLYLEAGPQFGFLISAKAKNNSGSVDVKDNLKTFDFGLGLGAGYYFTQNIGVNVRYVAGLTDIAKNRIGGDSSKNGVFQVGLAYKF; this is translated from the coding sequence ATGAAAAAGATTCTTTTAGGCCTAGCACTTGTAGCAGGTACTTTCTCTTTCGCACAAAAGACTTCAACAAATACAGCATCTTCTTCTCCAGTTAGATTTGGATTAAAAGCTGGACTTAACATTTCTACTGTTTCTAACATGGATGCAAATTCAAAAGCTGGATTTTATGGTGGAGCATTCGCAAACATTCCGGTAGCTCAGGATTTCTCTGTACAACCAGAGGTATTGTACAGCGGAATGGGAGCTAAAGATAAATCTAACAGCAGTAACAAATTGAATTTAGATTATATCGCTGTACCGGTAATGTTCCAGTACAACGCGCTTCCTAACCTATATTTAGAAGCTGGTCCTCAATTCGGGTTCTTGATAAGTGCTAAAGCAAAAAATAATTCTGGATCTGTAGATGTAAAAGACAATCTTAAAACTTTTGATTTTGGTCTTGGTCTTGGTGCTGGTTATTACTTTACTCAAAACATTGGAGTTAATGTAAGATACGTTGCAGGATTAACTGATATCGCTAAGAATAGAATCGGAGGTGATTCTTCTAAAAACGGAGTATTCCAGGTTGGATTAGCTTACAAATTCTAA
- a CDS encoding porin family protein, with the protein MKKLILGLAVTAGTLAFAQQTPSRVSSATFGVKGGMNVSSLSNGADLSDSKSKIGFNAGVFANIPLASSFSVQPEVIYNDLGSKVTREYSALGNTYKSEYSRNLGYVAVPVMFQYNATPEFFLEAGPEFGFLVSANDKFKSSTNNNTSSQIASLNKDDFKTFNFGIGIGAGYYFTQNLGITARYTAGLTDIYKNNSGDAVKNNVFQVGLAYKFK; encoded by the coding sequence ATGAAAAAGTTAATTTTAGGATTGGCAGTAACTGCAGGTACGCTGGCATTTGCTCAGCAGACACCTTCAAGAGTAAGTTCAGCAACATTTGGGGTAAAAGGAGGAATGAACGTATCTTCCCTTTCTAACGGAGCTGATTTAAGTGATTCAAAATCTAAGATTGGTTTCAATGCAGGTGTATTTGCCAATATCCCGCTAGCTAGTTCATTTAGTGTACAGCCGGAGGTTATTTATAATGACTTAGGATCAAAAGTAACAAGAGAATATTCAGCATTGGGTAATACCTATAAAAGCGAATATTCAAGAAACCTTGGATATGTAGCAGTACCGGTAATGTTCCAGTATAACGCAACTCCGGAGTTTTTCCTTGAAGCAGGACCTGAATTTGGATTTTTGGTAAGTGCTAATGATAAGTTCAAAAGTTCTACCAATAATAATACAAGCTCTCAGATTGCTAGTCTTAACAAAGATGACTTCAAAACCTTCAACTTCGGTATTGGTATTGGTGCAGGATATTACTTCACTCAAAACTTAGGAATTACTGCAAGATATACGGCCGGTCTTACTGATATTTATAAAAACAATTCAGGAGATGCTGTAAAGAATAATGTATTCCAGGTAGGTTTAGCTTATAAATTTAAATAA